A window of the Coprobacter fastidiosus genome harbors these coding sequences:
- a CDS encoding Kelch repeat-containing protein: MKRLFLFFFFLIAVSLHAEDLNLGLYIKSNQYTGAQRTGLILNDRKPFQLSSKGVSLSFDLYIRKEPILFGFINRIITNTGENIDLLISPNNGEHVYVSLLVNEKRYNIATIEHNRWIPVKISLLPENKQIELTFGSQKKSFEHSFSNVHNFQVSFGACRIPKYKSPEAAPINIKNIRVYEGNKLIRYWQLGKHQESFCLDSIRHIPAHADNPIWLINTHSKWEKVFSIKQKDEPQFDFDPIHGIFYFLSNQDLQTLYTYNVVTRTERIIKDISGYPAGDKNDGLFYIPDTQELISFDLNNKTLSRYMPATNEWENKSVPEVDMQYYDHTQTYNPTDTSIITFGGYGHYIYKNDLFKIKPYTGKWEKIKIEDIDPRFFATSAVVDNNLYIFGGRGCKSGRQEMSPHNYYDLYKINLQTFKTEKLWNIEMPDTVNIFPGRNMIYNSSDNSFYVLIINPKPYLVKIRIDKPGLERVSDDINVDLKSDERINYTLYQFPEKQKIYALFCKQYKDSTSLFDIYSIHYPTLSYVNTLQEKSEPKIFYTLLGIAIVLASIAFIFFKRKNNSSETKAPIIKPETSLPSGSTDQEEVKRKPIFDSTHSCIRLLGKFQVKDKEGNDISGSFTPILKSLLLLILLHSQKDERGITNKKIDETLWGDKSEKSAQNNRNVSLSKLRSLLEKIGNVRIVQDNNFWKIESDNPAYCDYQMALQYIQEATNSQHKEESFFYDLLELLFYGPLLPNTQFVWLDNFKSDYSCATIDLLNELLKKEEFLHNDKFRLQIAETIFSHDILNEEALQVKCTLLYNSGKKGIAKNTYDNFCKEYHTLLGVEYNIPFSQIIHANE; the protein is encoded by the coding sequence ATGAAGCGTTTATTTTTATTCTTCTTTTTTCTTATTGCAGTATCGCTCCATGCAGAAGATCTGAATTTGGGTCTATATATTAAATCAAACCAATATACCGGAGCACAACGAACCGGACTCATTCTGAATGACAGAAAGCCTTTCCAATTATCCTCTAAAGGGGTTTCTTTATCTTTTGATCTTTATATTCGTAAAGAACCCATTCTTTTTGGTTTCATAAACCGGATTATTACCAATACCGGAGAGAATATTGATCTTCTAATCTCCCCCAATAATGGAGAACATGTATATGTTTCATTATTAGTCAATGAAAAAAGATATAACATCGCCACAATAGAACATAACAGATGGATACCTGTAAAAATTTCATTATTACCGGAGAACAAACAAATAGAACTTACTTTCGGTTCTCAAAAGAAAAGTTTTGAACACTCTTTTTCCAATGTACATAATTTTCAAGTTAGCTTCGGAGCTTGCAGAATTCCCAAATATAAATCTCCGGAAGCTGCACCTATAAATATAAAAAACATACGAGTATATGAAGGAAATAAACTAATTCGTTATTGGCAATTAGGAAAACACCAAGAAAGCTTTTGTTTAGATTCAATAAGACATATACCTGCTCATGCAGATAATCCTATTTGGCTTATCAATACTCATAGTAAATGGGAAAAAGTATTCAGTATCAAACAAAAAGACGAACCTCAATTCGATTTCGATCCAATTCACGGAATATTCTATTTTTTGTCTAATCAAGACTTACAGACCCTTTATACTTATAATGTAGTTACGAGAACAGAAAGAATTATAAAAGATATATCGGGATATCCTGCCGGAGACAAGAATGACGGATTATTCTATATTCCCGATACTCAAGAACTTATATCTTTCGATCTCAATAACAAAACATTATCCCGATATATGCCGGCAACTAACGAATGGGAAAACAAATCTGTCCCCGAAGTAGATATGCAATATTATGATCATACTCAAACTTATAATCCGACGGATACTTCTATAATTACCTTCGGAGGATATGGACATTATATATATAAAAACGATTTATTCAAAATAAAACCATATACCGGGAAATGGGAAAAAATTAAAATCGAAGACATCGATCCTCGTTTCTTTGCAACATCGGCCGTAGTCGATAATAATCTATACATATTTGGAGGAAGAGGGTGCAAATCAGGTCGCCAAGAAATGTCTCCGCACAATTATTATGATCTGTATAAAATCAATTTGCAAACTTTTAAAACAGAGAAATTATGGAATATAGAAATGCCCGACACCGTAAATATTTTCCCGGGAAGAAACATGATTTACAATTCGTCTGATAATAGTTTCTATGTTCTTATTATCAATCCTAAACCCTATCTTGTAAAAATAAGAATAGACAAACCCGGATTAGAACGAGTTTCAGATGATATCAATGTAGATTTAAAATCTGACGAACGAATCAATTACACTCTGTATCAATTCCCTGAAAAACAAAAAATATACGCATTATTCTGTAAACAATATAAAGATTCGACATCACTATTCGATATTTATTCTATCCATTATCCAACATTATCTTATGTCAATACTTTACAAGAAAAATCTGAACCGAAAATATTTTACACCCTTCTCGGTATTGCAATTGTATTGGCAAGTATTGCTTTTATTTTCTTCAAAAGAAAAAATAATTCTTCGGAAACTAAAGCCCCGATTATCAAACCAGAAACCTCTTTACCTTCAGGTTCTACCGATCAAGAAGAAGTTAAACGCAAGCCTATCTTCGATTCAACCCACTCTTGTATTCGTCTATTGGGAAAATTCCAAGTTAAAGATAAAGAAGGTAATGATATATCAGGCAGTTTCACACCTATTCTAAAATCTCTATTGCTATTAATTTTATTGCATAGCCAAAAAGATGAACGAGGTATTACCAATAAAAAAATAGACGAGACTTTATGGGGGGACAAAAGCGAAAAATCTGCACAAAACAACCGAAACGTCTCACTAAGTAAATTAAGGTCATTATTAGAAAAGATCGGAAATGTCCGTATCGTGCAAGATAATAATTTCTGGAAAATAGAAAGCGATAATCCTGCATACTGTGATTATCAAATGGCTCTTCAATACATTCAAGAAGCTACTAACAGTCAGCACAAAGAAGAATCTTTTTTCTATGATTTACTCGAATTACTATTTTACGGGCCACTACTTCCTAATACCCAATTTGTCTGGTTAGATAATTTTAAAAGCGATTATTCTTGTGCAACTATCGATTTATTAAATGAACTCTTAAAAAAAGAAGAGTTCTTGCACAATGATAAATTCCGGTTACAAATTGCAGAGACCATATTTTCTCACGATATACTAAACGAAGAAGCGTTACAAGTCAAATGTACTCTATTATATAACAGCGGGAAAAAAGGAATAGCAAAAAACACATACGATAATTTCTGCAAAGAATAT